A region of Streptomyces sp. NBC_01267 DNA encodes the following proteins:
- a CDS encoding SigE family RNA polymerase sigma factor, with amino-acid sequence MGQSRADDFREFAAGRANHLFRSACLLTSGDTHLAEDLVQETLGRMYGLWGRVARIGNPAGYAQTVLVRTFLAHQRRRSSTERPVGELPERAVPGGGDDPELRVALLAALSALAPKDRAVVVLRYWEDRSIEETADALHLSSAAVRSRSVRALARLREQLGGSLAEFAAL; translated from the coding sequence ATGGGGCAGTCCCGTGCGGACGATTTCAGAGAGTTCGCGGCCGGGCGCGCGAATCATCTCTTCCGCTCCGCCTGTCTGCTGACCAGTGGGGACACACATCTGGCGGAGGATCTGGTGCAGGAGACACTGGGCCGGATGTACGGACTGTGGGGGCGGGTCGCACGGATCGGGAACCCGGCCGGGTACGCCCAGACCGTTCTCGTCCGTACCTTCCTCGCCCACCAGCGGCGGCGCTCCTCGACGGAACGCCCCGTCGGCGAGCTGCCCGAGCGGGCCGTGCCCGGTGGCGGGGACGATCCGGAACTGCGGGTCGCGCTGCTGGCCGCGCTCAGCGCGCTGGCGCCCAAGGACCGGGCGGTGGTGGTGCTGCGGTACTGGGAGGACCGCAGCATCGAGGAGACCGCCGACGCGCTGCACCTCTCATCGGCGGCCGTACGGAGCCGGTCCGTACGGGCCCTGGCCCGGTTGCGCGAGCAACTGGGCGGCAGCCTGGCGGAGTTCGCCGCGCTCTGA